DNA from Sphingomonas sp. SUN039:
CCGATGGCGGCGAGCAGCGGGGTGAGGATCAGCCCGATTGCGGTGACCCCCGACCAGAAGGTGGCGGTCTGCGCGTCGATCAGTCCGGCGGTGAGCGAAGTGCCGAGCACCACAAGGGTGAGTTCGGACGGACTCGCCATCAAGATGCCGGTCTCCGCCGCGACCCCCGTCCGCGCGCCGCCGAACCACAACAGACCGCTGGTGAATGCCGCCTTCAAAGTCACCACGATCGCGACCGCACCCAGCAGCGCGGGCCATTGCGCGACCAGCAGCCCGAGGTCGAGCTGCATGCCCACAGTGAGCAGGAACACACCGAGCGCGAGATTCTTGAACGGCGCGATGACGCCCTCGACCTCGTGGACATAGTCGGTTTCGGCGATGACCAGCCCCGCGATCAGCGCGCCGACAATCGGCGACAGGCCTGCGACCAGCGTCGCCAGGCTCGCCAGAATTACGACGAGCAGCGTTACCGACAAGAACAGTTCGGGGCTGTGCGTCCGTGCCGCCTGGGCAAAGGCGCGCGGCAGGAGCAGCCGCCCGAGCAGGAGCAGCCCGACGACGACGAGAATGCCGATGCCGAGCACTTGTCCCATCGCGCCAAGATCGCGGCCGCCCGGTCCGAGCGCACCCAGGCCGAAGATGATCGGCACCAGCGCCAGATCCTCGAACAGCAGCATGGCAAAGGCGAGCTTGCCGACCGCGCTGGTCGTACCCGACATCGGCAGGACGAGCGCCGTCGACGATAGCGCGAGGGCTAAGCCGAGGCCGAGCGAGGCGTTGAGCGGATAACCGAAGGCGATGAGCGCGGCAGTGATGAGCGCCGCATTGCCGACAAGTTCCGCCGCGCCGATGCCCAGCACCGCCCGCCGCATCGCCCATAAACGCCGGAAGCTGAGCTCCAGTCCGACCGAAAACAGCAACAGGATGATGCCGAATTCTGCAAACGGGGCCATGGCCTTGGGATCGCTGATCGTCACATAGAACAGCCAGGGCATGCGATCGACCAGCGTGCCCAGCCCGAACGGCCCGACGATGATGCCGACCAGAATGAATCCGATAACCGGCGAAATCCGCAGGCGTGCGAACGCCGGAATGACCAGCCCTGCCGCGCCGAGCACGACGACCGCATCGCTGAGGCCGGCGGAGGAGGGATCGAGCGCCATGGCTCGACTTTAGGGGCAGGGCGGGTGCAATGTCACGCAATGGCTGACGTAGTGATCGTGGGCGGCGGACCGGCGGGCATGATGGCGGGGTTATTGTTCGCGCGCGCGGGCATTTCGACGCTGGTGCTTGAAAAGCATGGCGATTTCCTGCGCGATTTCCGTGGGGACACGGTGCATCCTTCGACTCTGCGGATTTTCGACGAGCTCGGCGAACTCGACACGTTGCTCGCGCGACCGCATGACAAGGCGCAGGTCTTGGGGGGCATCGTCGGCGGCGAGAAAGTGACGATTGCCGATTTCAGCCATCTTCCGGGCAAATGCCGCTTCATTGCGCTCATGCCGCAGTGGGAATTCCTGGATTGTGTGACGGCTATCGCCCGCCGCCACCCCGCTTTCGAATTGCGGATGAATGCGGAGGCAACCGGTCTGATCGAAGAGGACGGACAAATCGTCGGAGTCGCTTGCATTGAGGATGGCGTCGAACGCACTTACCGCAGCCGCCTCGTCATTGCTGCCGACGGCCGCCGGTCGGTCCTGCGCGGCCAGTCGGGGCTGCCGCTGACCGATCTCGGCGCGCCCATCGACGTGTTCTGGTTCAAACTGTCGAAGACGCGCACGCCCGATAACCGGTCCACGGGCGTGATCGCGACGGGCCGGTTACTCGCGGTGCTCGACCGGGGCGATTACTGGCAATGTGCCTATGTATTCGCCAAAGGGAGCGCCGAGCGTCTGCGCGCAGCGGGGATTGGCGATTTCCGGGAAGACGTCGCACGAACCGCGCCTTTTCTGGCGGGCTCGGCCGATGAATTGACGGATTGGGATCAGGTCAAGCTGCTCACCGTGTCGCTCGACCGGCTCGACCGCTGGCACCGGCCTGGCCTGATCGTGATCGGCGATGCGGCGCACGCCATGTCACCCATCGGCGGTGTCGGGATCAACCTCGCGATTCAGGATGCGGTCGCGGCGGCCAATATCCTAGCGGGGCCGCTGGCGGCGGGCGGATCTGCCGATCGCTTGCTCGACAAGGTCCAGCGTCGGCGGATGCTGCCGACGCGGCTCGTACAGTCTATGCAGCGTGCCGCGCAAACCCGGTTGATCGCAGGCGTCATCCTGAGGAACGTACAGATTACTCGTGCGCCGTGGCAAGTGCGCCTGATGCAGCGCTTTCCTGTCCTTCAGCGCATTCCGGCTTATGTGATCGGTATCGGCTTCCGGTCGGAACACGTCCGCTCACCGAAAGCCTAGCTCCAGCTGCCCATCTCGGTTTCGAGATTGGCGCGCACCGATTCGAAGAATGTTTCGGTGGTTTGCCACGCCTGGTCGGGGCCGATCAGGATCGCGAGATCCTTGGTCATCGCCCCTTGCTCGACAGTCGCGACGCAGACCCGTTCCAGCGTTTCGGCGAAGCGAACGACTTCGGGCGTCTCGTCGAACTTGCCGCGATATTTGAGACCGCCGGTCCAGGCAAAGATCGAGGCGATCGGGTTGGTCGAGGTCGCCTTGCCCTGCTGATGCTGGCGATAATGGCGCGTGACGGTGCCGTGGGCGGCTTCTGCCTCCACGGTCTTGCCGTCCGGAGTGAGTAATACCGATGTCATGAGGCCGAGCGAGCCGAAGCCCTGCGCGACCTGGTCCGACTGCACATCGCCGTCGTAATTCTTGCACGCCCACACGAACTTGCCCGACCATTTGAGCGCGCTCGCGACCATGTCGTCGATCAGACGATGTTCGTAAACGATGCCAGCAGCAGCAAACTGGTCCTTGAATTCCTTGTCGAAAACCTCGGCGAACAAATCCTTGAAGCGGCCGTCATAGGCTTTCAGAATCGTATTCTTGGTCGACAGGTAGAGCGGCCAACCACGTCCAAGCGCATAGTTCATCGAAGCGCGAGCGAAGTCGGCAATCGAATCATCCAGATTGTACATGCCCATGGCGACGCCCGAGGAGGGGAATTTGAACACTTCCTCGTCGATGACGGCGCCGTCATCGCCTTCGAAAACCATTCGCAGTGTGCCGGGCCCGGGGACGAGGAAATCGGTCGCGCGATACTGGTCGCCGAACGCATGGCGGCCGACGACGATGGGGTCGGTCCAGCCGGGGATAAGGCGCGGGACATTCTTGATCACGATGGGTTCGCGGAACACGACGCCGCCTAGGATGTTGCGGATCGTGCCGTTCGGCGATTTCCACATCTTCTTGAGATTGAACTCTTTCACCCGGTCTTCGTCGGGCGTGATCGTCGCGCATTTCACCCCGACGCCGTATTTGGCGATGGCGTTGGCCGAATCGACGGTGATCTTGTCGTTGGTTTCGTCGCGCTTTTCGACGCCCAGGTCGTAATAATGCAGGTCGATATCGAGGTAGGGCTTGATCAGGCGCTCGCGGATCCATTCCCAGATAATCCGCGTCATTTCGTCGCCGTCGATTTCGACAACGGGATTTTTCACCTTGATCTTGGCCATGCGTGCTTCCTCGGGGAATAGGTCGCGGTCGCTCTAGGCAAGGCGGCGCGGGCAATCAACCGGGCTGACATTCTCGCCGCAAAGTTTGCGGTTCGCGCCCTGAGTCACTACAAAGTCACAATGTCGCAACCTGAAATCGGCCATAACGGGCCGCCGAGCGTCCGTTGGCGCTTTCCTTCCGTCCATCCCGACGGGCGCAAGTTCGTCGTCATCGCAGCGGGCATCGCGCTCGTCTTTGCGCTCATGGCGTGGGAGACGCTGGCCTGGCCGATGCTGGGCGTGACCATCTGGGTCGCCGCGTTCTTCCGCGACCCGATTCGCAGCGTGCCCCGGGGCGACGACCTGATCATTGCCCCGGCCGATGGCCTGATCACGCTGATCCGCGATGTGCCGCCGCCCAAAGAGCTGGCTGGCGAGGGGGGGCTCGGCGACACGACAATGACGCGCGTGTCGATCTTCATGTCGGTGTTCGACGTCCATATCCAGCGCTCGCCGATCGAGGGCATTATCCGGCAAGTCGTCTATATCTCGGGCAAGTTCCTCAACGCCGATCTCGACAAGGCGAGCGAGGACAATGAGCGCCAGCACATCCTCGTCGAGCGGCGCGACGGATTGAAGATCGGCTATACGATGATCGCGGGCCTCGTTGCGCGGCGGATCGTGCCGTTCGTGAAGCCGGGCGACACGGTAGTCGCAGGGCAGCGGGTTGGCCTGATCCGCTTCGGCAGCCGCGTCGACGTCTATCTGCCTGCCGGGACCGCACCGCGCGTGGCGCTGGGGCAGCGCACGATTGCGGGCGAGACTATTCTCGGCGCTATCGGCAACAATCAGGCAGCAGGCGGCGTCAGCCAGTGAATCCGCCATTCCGGCGCGGTATCCCCTTGCGGACGGTCGCGCCGAACGCGATCACTGCGCTGGCGCTGTGCTTCGGACTGACCGGCATCCGCTTTGCGATTGCGGCAGCGGGTATCGAGGCCGATCCCGCGACCTGTACGCGGGAAATGGCTGCGGCGGCATGTCGCGCGCTCGCCCTCGATAATTGGACCAAGGCGATCGGGTCGATCATCATCGCCGGAATCCTCGACGGGGTCGACGGGCGCATCGCCCGGATGTTCCGGG
Protein-coding regions in this window:
- a CDS encoding cation:proton antiporter; its protein translation is MALDPSSAGLSDAVVVLGAAGLVIPAFARLRISPVIGFILVGIIVGPFGLGTLVDRMPWLFYVTISDPKAMAPFAEFGIILLLFSVGLELSFRRLWAMRRAVLGIGAAELVGNAALITAALIAFGYPLNASLGLGLALALSSTALVLPMSGTTSAVGKLAFAMLLFEDLALVPIIFGLGALGPGGRDLGAMGQVLGIGILVVVGLLLLGRLLLPRAFAQAARTHSPELFLSVTLLVVILASLATLVAGLSPIVGALIAGLVIAETDYVHEVEGVIAPFKNLALGVFLLTVGMQLDLGLLVAQWPALLGAVAIVVTLKAAFTSGLLWFGGARTGVAAETGILMASPSELTLVVLGTSLTAGLIDAQTATFWSGVTAIGLILTPLLAAIGHRVSVQIGREGSDAAPPPEGSVTVVIGYGRVGEMVADMLDVHNKPWIAIEADVDVVAAARRAGKSVRYGDAGRSGATEALHLDRAAAVVLTMNDPVQNVRLARRLRADHPELTIVARARDAGHAAELYRAGVTDAVPETLESSLQLSEAVLVDLGVAMGPVIASIHQKRDDLRAEIKDAGGLSEKPRLKAL
- a CDS encoding FAD-dependent oxidoreductase, translated to MADVVIVGGGPAGMMAGLLFARAGISTLVLEKHGDFLRDFRGDTVHPSTLRIFDELGELDTLLARPHDKAQVLGGIVGGEKVTIADFSHLPGKCRFIALMPQWEFLDCVTAIARRHPAFELRMNAEATGLIEEDGQIVGVACIEDGVERTYRSRLVIAADGRRSVLRGQSGLPLTDLGAPIDVFWFKLSKTRTPDNRSTGVIATGRLLAVLDRGDYWQCAYVFAKGSAERLRAAGIGDFREDVARTAPFLAGSADELTDWDQVKLLTVSLDRLDRWHRPGLIVIGDAAHAMSPIGGVGINLAIQDAVAAANILAGPLAAGGSADRLLDKVQRRRMLPTRLVQSMQRAAQTRLIAGVILRNVQITRAPWQVRLMQRFPVLQRIPAYVIGIGFRSEHVRSPKA
- a CDS encoding NADP-dependent isocitrate dehydrogenase, coding for MAKIKVKNPVVEIDGDEMTRIIWEWIRERLIKPYLDIDLHYYDLGVEKRDETNDKITVDSANAIAKYGVGVKCATITPDEDRVKEFNLKKMWKSPNGTIRNILGGVVFREPIVIKNVPRLIPGWTDPIVVGRHAFGDQYRATDFLVPGPGTLRMVFEGDDGAVIDEEVFKFPSSGVAMGMYNLDDSIADFARASMNYALGRGWPLYLSTKNTILKAYDGRFKDLFAEVFDKEFKDQFAAAGIVYEHRLIDDMVASALKWSGKFVWACKNYDGDVQSDQVAQGFGSLGLMTSVLLTPDGKTVEAEAAHGTVTRHYRQHQQGKATSTNPIASIFAWTGGLKYRGKFDETPEVVRFAETLERVCVATVEQGAMTKDLAILIGPDQAWQTTETFFESVRANLETEMGSWS
- a CDS encoding phosphatidylserine decarboxylase, with translation MSQPEIGHNGPPSVRWRFPSVHPDGRKFVVIAAGIALVFALMAWETLAWPMLGVTIWVAAFFRDPIRSVPRGDDLIIAPADGLITLIRDVPPPKELAGEGGLGDTTMTRVSIFMSVFDVHIQRSPIEGIIRQVVYISGKFLNADLDKASEDNERQHILVERRDGLKIGYTMIAGLVARRIVPFVKPGDTVVAGQRVGLIRFGSRVDVYLPAGTAPRVALGQRTIAGETILGAIGNNQAAGGVSQ